AAAGCTTTTGCCTACTGCATGACAACACTGGGATCTGGCTTAATTAACAGCCTGTTTAGCTTCTACTATGTGAAGCTCTTTTTAAATCGGTACAGAATTTCTGAAGGAATGTTCCACCAGGCACAGGTGAGTTGTATATTTTCTGACATGTCCTTTTTCCATGCCTGAGGCACTATTGTGTTGCAGTTTGTTGATGTTCAAATGCACCTTCTGTCAGTGTTACCTGTCAGCCTATAGTGGGCATTTCCTAGGTACTTAAGTTCCTTCCAAGTCATGTAATTAAATGGATTTACTGAACAATGGCTCACAGAAAGCGAAGGAAAATACTGGATCAGTCAGTGTCGCTCCAGTGTTCTTACACTTGGCTCCAGACAGGCATTGGCAAGAGTGACCAGTTTGCTAATTTCTCACAAACCCAAGGAATTGGGAATTTTGCATCAGGGGAAAATATTATTTTATAACTAAAATTTATGAAGGGCACAGCTTATAATCAGAATGGCTGTGCTTTAATATTCCCATGTTGCAGATGAATGGGTTGACCACTTGGGCCAGTTATTCAGCAAATGGCGTTGAAAAATGGAATGTGGATGTCAGCTGAAGTTCCACAGTGATGATGAATCTGCCCACACTCAGTGGCTGAACTCTTAATCCATCAGCTAGTATGAGTGTTTATCTGATACATCATTATGGATCATTGATCAGTGCTATGATCATAAAAAGCCCTTTCAacttgtgctagctctttgaaagaactagtcAATTAGTCCTATAGTCCTGCAAATTATCTTTCTTACAAGCGTTTAACCAATCCtcttggatggcacagtggttagactgctgcctcacagcgccaagggcccaggttcaattctggccttgggtcactctgtgtggagtttgcatgttctcccagtgtctgcgttggtttcctccgagtgctccggtttcctccctcactccaaagatgtgcaggttagattgattggctatgctaaattgacccttagtgtcagggggattagcagggtaaatatgaggggggggtttgttgtcagtgcaggctcagtgggccaaatggcctccttcctttctgtagggattctatgattctctctgaaAGTTATTGATAAATTTGCTCCACTATCCTTTCAGGCAGCAGATTTCTGATCATAACTAGTAGCTGgataagtattttgcttttctttttagGTTGTCTTTATGCTATGGAATGCTTTCAACGACCCACTTTTTGGCTATTTTCAAGATAACGCCAAGATTCCATGCTGTGCCATGCGGCGTCTCTCCATACTGTATGGTGCTCCATTTTATGCCATTGCCTTCCTTTTGCCCTGGTTCCCATGGCGTGACTATCAGgagggtgactggctgtgtggattaCAGCTGGTGGTTGCTCTGTGTGCCTATGATGGGATGTTGACATTTGTCCTCTTGGCACAGTGTGCGCTTTTCGCTGAACTCTCGACCAAGCACGAGAACCGACTGCAGCTCATCAAATACAACCAAGTGGCCTCATTGATCGGATCTTCAAGTGTCCTTTTCTGTGGCCTTATCTCAGACAACATGGAAAATATTTTCAACTTCCAGGTCTTTGCTGTCTTTGTTGCCATACTGGCTTTTGGCTGCATGTGCTACACGGGCATACACTGTGTCAGTCAGTACGAGCAAGTGGGGAAACTGGAAAAGGCCAAGATGGAGGATACCTCTAATCTCTCCTGGACTTCTGTCTTCTACCTGACCAAACAAATTGTCACGCAGAAGAACTTCTTGCTTTTCATTATCATGAACTTTTTCCAGGTTTTCTACCTGGCGTTCCTGAACAATTTCATGCTGATCTTTGCGGATCATCTGATTCCACAGTATCTGCTTCCGGCTTTTGTAAAGAGCATAATGTATGGAGCTGGATTCATCTGTCCCCAGGTAATCAGAGCAAATCCAATTGAAAATGTTTATTTCGCGTGTGAATGTTCTCCTATTCTCACCCCATTCTCCTGATGTTTCGTGCAGTTGTGTGGATGAGGCACTCATAGAACAGACAAATGGCTACTCTTCGTGAGATACAGGGGGATTAGTGCAAGTAACTCACCAGGTGGTAAACCCAGGGCCAGGAAACTGGGTGGAAATGGGTGGATTTACACCCCACCTGACCTTGTTGTAGATTGAAGTTAATGCGTAATATTAACCGGGACATAAAATCATCATTCCGCCATCAGGTTTCCACCCATTGAGTTAGGGTAAAATGATCCCCTGGGTGTTGGAAAGCAAGTCATCCATGGGACAAAGGAGGGCTTCTGCCAAAAGTTGCGGGAATAACAGGCAGGGTACAGAGCAACAATGTTAAAGAATTTTGGATTTCATTTGATGGTGGTCGATCTGGCCTGGtgtggagttttttaaaaaaagtttatttattgtcacaagtaggtttacattaacaccaatgaagttactgtgaaaatccactcgtcgtcacactccagcgtctgttcggctacacctgagggagaatttagcatggccaatgcaccctaaccagcacgtctttcagaatgtgggaggaaaccaaagcacccggaggaaaaccacgcagacacggggagaacatgcaggctctgcacagacaagccgggaatctaacccaggtccctggcgctgtgaggcagcagtgccaaccactgtgccaccgtgcgagtTCACAAGAGACTAGGAATATCTGCATCAGAGAGAACAAAAATCATCCATGAGAAGTAGGAGGGCTTTGGCTGATACTGACCATGTTTTAACACAGCATTCACCAGCAGTCAGTGGTTGATGATCATTAGTGGGACCTAACCAAGTTAATTTGTGTTCCCAATGACATGAGATTTTGTTACTTCTGATGGACACATTCCTAGTCTCTTGTGAACTCCACACCAGGCCAGGTGCCTGAGATGCCCAAATCGACCACCATCAAATGAAATCCCAAATTCTTTAACACTGTTGCTCTGTACCCTGCCTGTTATTCCCGCAACTTTTCAACACCTGGAACTAGTGGGTTAAGGTGAGATTGTAGGCAATGGGA
Above is a genomic segment from Mustelus asterias chromosome 23, sMusAst1.hap1.1, whole genome shotgun sequence containing:
- the mfsd13al gene encoding transmembrane protein 180-like; translated protein: MKGIQHKAFAYCMTTLGSGLINSLFSFYYVKLFLNRYRISEGMFHQAQVVFMLWNAFNDPLFGYFQDNAKIPCCAMRRLSILYGAPFYAIAFLLPWFPWRDYQEGDWLCGLQLVVALCAYDGMLTFVLLAQCALFAELSTKHENRLQLIKYNQVASLIGSSSVLFCGLISDNMENIFNFQVFAVFVAILAFGCMCYTGIHCVSQYEQVGKLEKAKMEDTSNLSWTSVFYLTKQIVTQKNFLLFIIMNFFQVFYLAFLNNFMLIFADHLIPQYLLPAFVKSIMYGAGFICPQLLILSSQSLLRTFGYYKIILSVFYLELFSATIMLGLGPNQYYLLSIFLVANMVMVSATFSLFNLPLADIIDADFQNYKRSFPLSSMVFGTNALFTKPAQSLAPMLVVTILNQFDYEKLKDNFTNSEQSDLKDLHGAMFYLVCLTPICIAVLQILAWTPYSIRDSHTDIAKYVES